CTGGACTATCACAACAACTCGGCATACACGCACGAGACACGGTAGAAAACAACTTTAGTTTCAAAAAAATGTTACATGCCTATGAAGCTCTATTCCAGGAGACCGTACAATGTCATTAAACCCCATCAAAAGAACATTGTTTTCCATCAAACGATTTTTTGTACCCTACCATGACGATGAACCCTCCAACACCGCCAATCCTTACGCTATAAGCTTTGACAAATCAATGGGCAAAGGATCTTACTACTACGAAAAATGCATGAAGGCGACAAAAGGTGTATACACTATCGCATCATCACCAGAATCAGCCAGTTCATTAATGGCATTTTTTCGATCGCTCTATGAGCGTAATAATCTCACCACTATCACGCCGAGTTCCACATTAAAAATTCCTACTATTACTCATCAAATATGGGTAGGCAATGTATTTCCTAAAAAGTTTCACGCATGGCGCAACAGCTGGCTACACCACCATCCAACATGGACACATATTTTCTGGACCGACAATCCAATCAACTACGGTCTGGGAACCCTAGTAGAAGATATTGCTACGCTAAAAACTAGCCTCTCTCAAGGTACCTATGCAGGACAATCTATTGTTGTTGATATCAAGCATCTCGACTTGTACAATCAAAAATATTATGACACAACAATAAACCTTGGCGAAAAAACAGACATCCTCAGATATGAAATCGTGTATATGTTAGGCGGCGTTTATCTTGATATCGATTTTGAATGTTTTAAACCACTCGACCTACTGCACTACTGTTATGATTTTTACACTGGCATTCAACCACTGGACGAAACACTAGCCCTGGGCGCTGCACTCTTTGCAGGACCTCCTGATCATCCCATACTAAAAAAATGCGTAGAAACTATACCTACTAACCAACAGCACAAAAATATTATTGAACGCACCGGCCCGGTACATTTTACGCGAGCATTTCGCGCCGTGGCTGCCGATTGTCCCGGCACAACTATTGCGTTTCCAGCACGGTACTTTTATCCGGTTGGCTTACGCTATGGTGCACCTGACCCCAAAAATATTCTTTCCTTACTTAAGCCAGAATCATTTGCTGTGCATCACTGGGCAGGTAGCTGGGTGAATATTAAGTGGTTTTTTAAAAAATAACGTATTTTTTTTAGTTTGCTTATTTTGGACATCTGACTTAAAATCGTCCGTGCAATCTGCACGCATTTTAAATAATTTTGCTTAAATGGTTTGTAAAAGTGAACAGACCCTCCGCCGTCTTCCCTGACCGCGTCCGCCATAGCTCGAAGAGCGACGGCTGGAAGGTAGTGAGTGAAACGAGCGAACTTGAAGGGTCTTTGAAGACAACAATAGTAACTGGATTAAAAGCAAGTAGCTTGTTAGAATACAAACCCTTCAAGTTCGTCCTCATAAATTCGGACTGCCCTCAGGGACGACGGCGAGGAGAAAAGTTTAAGATATAAAAGAGGCTCAACTATAAGGAGATGCTATGTGTTATAATTATATAAAAAAAATCTTACTCGGTATTCTCTTTACACAATGTTCAGTTACGTTTCCTTTAACATTAAACCGCATGATTGTCGCAACAGACGCAAA
The window above is part of the Candidatus Dependentiae bacterium genome. Proteins encoded here:
- a CDS encoding glycosyltransferase; amino-acid sequence: MSLNPIKRTLFSIKRFFVPYHDDEPSNTANPYAISFDKSMGKGSYYYEKCMKATKGVYTIASSPESASSLMAFFRSLYERNNLTTITPSSTLKIPTITHQIWVGNVFPKKFHAWRNSWLHHHPTWTHIFWTDNPINYGLGTLVEDIATLKTSLSQGTYAGQSIVVDIKHLDLYNQKYYDTTINLGEKTDILRYEIVYMLGGVYLDIDFECFKPLDLLHYCYDFYTGIQPLDETLALGAALFAGPPDHPILKKCVETIPTNQQHKNIIERTGPVHFTRAFRAVAADCPGTTIAFPARYFYPVGLRYGAPDPKNILSLLKPESFAVHHWAGSWVNIKWFFKK